The following proteins come from a genomic window of Flavobacteriaceae bacterium MAR_2010_188:
- a CDS encoding aldose 1-epimerase: MKVLKSLLYSFLFFLFACISIQCKENKNEVIPEDSELMVERKQTIEKSSFGIGEDSTAIEQYTLKNENGVELNVITYGGRITSLKLPDKNGDLENVVLGFDNIKDYQKENPYFGALIGRYGNRIAKGKYTLDGQEYKLATNDGSNHLHGGVNGFDKVVWKAEPMEDGDNSSIKLTYMSQDNEEGYPGNLDVTVIYTLTNDNEIKVSYKAIADKATVVNLTQHAYFNLSGDFSKEILDHEVVVDADEYLPVDETLIPTGEIRKVKGTPFDFNSAKKIGEEINADNEQLKRGKGYDHCWVLNGEAGNERFVASAYDEYSGRSMEIFTDQPAIQFYTGNFLDGTLRSPNGGTYAHRTGFCLETQHYPDSPNQQAFPTTVLKPGETYETKTIFKFSVK, translated from the coding sequence ATGAAAGTTTTAAAGTCACTATTGTACAGCTTTTTGTTTTTCCTCTTTGCCTGTATTAGTATTCAATGCAAAGAAAATAAAAACGAGGTAATTCCGGAAGATTCAGAACTTATGGTTGAAAGGAAGCAAACCATAGAAAAATCTAGTTTTGGTATTGGGGAAGACAGTACGGCTATTGAACAGTATACTTTGAAAAATGAAAATGGTGTTGAGTTAAACGTGATTACTTACGGCGGAAGAATTACATCTTTAAAATTACCGGACAAAAATGGAGATTTAGAGAATGTCGTTTTAGGTTTTGATAATATTAAAGATTACCAAAAGGAAAATCCATATTTCGGAGCATTGATTGGTCGCTACGGAAACAGGATTGCGAAAGGAAAGTATACTTTAGATGGGCAGGAATATAAATTAGCTACTAACGATGGTTCAAATCATCTTCACGGTGGGGTAAACGGTTTTGATAAAGTTGTTTGGAAAGCAGAACCGATGGAAGACGGCGATAATTCATCCATAAAATTAACCTATATGAGTCAGGATAATGAAGAGGGATATCCAGGTAATTTAGATGTCACCGTTATTTATACGTTGACTAATGACAATGAGATTAAAGTTTCATATAAAGCCATAGCCGATAAAGCGACTGTAGTCAATCTTACTCAACACGCATATTTCAACTTAAGTGGGGATTTTTCAAAAGAAATTTTAGACCATGAAGTTGTTGTCGATGCAGATGAGTATTTACCAGTAGATGAAACCTTGATACCTACTGGAGAAATAAGAAAAGTTAAAGGAACGCCGTTCGACTTTAATTCGGCTAAAAAGATTGGGGAAGAAATTAATGCGGATAATGAACAATTGAAAAGGGGTAAAGGATACGACCATTGTTGGGTTTTAAATGGCGAAGCGGGTAACGAAAGATTTGTTGCTTCGGCCTATGATGAATATAGCGGTCGCTCTATGGAAATATTTACAGACCAACCTGCAATACAATTTTATACCGGAAATTTTTTAGATGGAACCTTGCGCAGCCCTAATGGAGGGACGTATGCCCACAGAACTGGATTTTGTTTAGAGACCCAGCACTACCCTGATTCTCCTAATCAGCAAGCATTTCCAACGACCGTTCTAAAACCTGGAGAAACCTATGAAACTAAAACTATCTTTAAGTTTTCGGTCAAATAA
- a CDS encoding Por secretion system C-terminal sorting domain-containing protein, translated as MKKTTLKLKFLLVFFFISFIGIAQDIYPTVGIVGPATPNSNWDVSVPMELQYADNPNQWMLTVRLTQGYMKFRANDNWEVNWGGDQFPTGTAWRGGPDMYVPETSYYTIYFNDATAAYHFEALNSPVYETIGIRGDATTSGWSVSVPMTVDPEDPHSWSLENITLTEGKIKFVANNDWSVKSWGGDNFPDGTAYSSGNDIVVIPGEYSVTFHDVTGKYLFKVLNAPIYESVGIIGSATANDWASSTPMKRVDGKEHEWILTTYLKVGALKWRANDNWDVDWGATEFPTGIAEWKGPDLQIPESGYYTLRFDDFTRAYSFTKENPETYASVGIIGSATPLGWDNSTPMEQGTDGHTWTLQNFELSSGAVKFRVNNSWDINWGGTEFPTGTATRNGGDIPVTPGFYDITFNDFTLKYSLELIGITSGEIVTLNPEYPTADEQLTIIYDATKGISNLGDASKVYMHSGVIFSGPEGTTWNNVVGNWGQDDGVGEMTPVVGEPGKWQITLSSIRDYYSVEGGEPVFRLGIVFRNSDGTKTGKSDADGDIFVNINPGDFVRFTAPVAPEVFGVAGEQLLISAEASAVADNISIEINSGSGFQFVAQESDTQTIGFQYSLSTSAEIVLKVTAQIGETTVSSEKTISVYLRQPNQIVELPEGMSNGINYDPEDPTKATLVLLASQKEFVYLVGDFNNWEIRDAYQMNQTPDGETFWLEVTGLEAQKEYVYQYWVEGTIKIGDPYADKVADPYSDGNIPAHIYPNPVFYNKTQYGIATVLQTGQLPYQWAHPEVVGGRPVNEDLVVYELLVRDFVHSHSYEGVIEKLPYLKSLGVNAIELLPIMEFENNESWGYNPTYLFASDKYYGTKNDLKKFIDKAHEMGMVVLLDMVLNHQFGQSPMVQMYFDKANNKPAANSPWFNPDATHPFNVGYDMNHESQYTKDYIDDVNRYWIEEFKFDGYRFDLSKGFTQVNNPNDVGAWSAYDQSRIDILKRMSDVIWEQDPEAYVIMEHLSDNSEEKVLADYGIMLWGNMNHQYSELVIGNTSENLSWTLSSTRGWNNKNLIAYMESHDEERLMVRALNSGLRDGNYDIKQKETALERVKLASAFYYPVPGPKMIWQFGELGYDFSINYNGRTGNKPIPWSGADGLGYDQDESRLKLYGTKAAMINLINEYPDVFEEGSFSWTPAGQIRNITIGHELMNVNIIGNFGVTEGNAEVNFQKTGTWYDFYSGEKFVVNSTANTIALSPGEFHILIDRDVNFPEADLTSNTFVFMATPTELDAELTPTFSIALNWKDNSAGESGYLIERKSEDEAEFVPIATLAENVESYFDTGIIDGVTYEYRVKATNTSAGDSGWSNIDVVNLPLIGPSALNAVLIDTRSVKLLWQDNSAHESAYIVERAIERGAIRTPYEAVAELPTNTTTYNDTRLRAGMTYYYRVIAKDSDEVSNYSNVVNIRPADGLKDQLARNFNMYPNPASNQVIISASVNIVDPVYLQITNLKGMVVKSFVIQSKSQSIAIPVNDLPNGLYIVHEVSKESSYGKLLLIQH; from the coding sequence TTGAAAAAAACTACTTTAAAACTAAAATTCCTGCTTGTATTTTTCTTTATTTCTTTTATCGGAATAGCGCAGGATATCTATCCAACCGTAGGAATTGTTGGACCGGCAACACCTAATAGTAACTGGGACGTTTCAGTTCCAATGGAATTACAGTATGCAGACAATCCGAACCAGTGGATGCTGACTGTTCGGCTTACCCAGGGATATATGAAATTTCGCGCCAATGATAATTGGGAAGTAAACTGGGGAGGAGACCAATTTCCAACCGGAACTGCCTGGCGTGGTGGTCCGGATATGTATGTACCTGAAACGAGCTACTACACGATTTACTTTAATGATGCCACAGCAGCTTATCACTTTGAAGCTTTAAATAGCCCTGTTTATGAAACCATCGGGATAAGAGGAGATGCCACAACGAGCGGCTGGAGTGTTTCTGTTCCTATGACCGTAGATCCTGAAGATCCTCATAGCTGGTCTCTAGAAAATATAACATTGACGGAAGGAAAAATTAAATTTGTTGCAAATAATGACTGGAGTGTAAAGAGCTGGGGAGGCGATAACTTTCCTGATGGCACAGCTTATTCTTCAGGGAATGATATAGTTGTAATTCCTGGAGAATATTCAGTTACTTTTCATGATGTAACAGGAAAATATTTATTTAAGGTCCTTAATGCCCCCATCTACGAGTCGGTGGGAATAATTGGAAGTGCAACTGCTAATGACTGGGCCTCCTCCACACCTATGAAGCGGGTGGATGGAAAAGAGCACGAATGGATTTTAACTACCTATTTAAAAGTAGGCGCATTAAAATGGCGGGCGAATGATAACTGGGACGTGGATTGGGGTGCAACTGAATTTCCAACGGGAATTGCAGAGTGGAAAGGACCGGACCTGCAAATTCCTGAAAGCGGATATTATACCCTCAGGTTTGATGATTTTACAAGGGCTTACAGTTTTACGAAAGAAAATCCTGAAACTTATGCTTCCGTAGGTATTATAGGGAGCGCTACTCCATTGGGTTGGGACAATTCCACTCCAATGGAACAAGGAACCGATGGCCATACCTGGACCCTCCAAAATTTTGAACTTTCCAGCGGAGCAGTGAAATTTCGCGTAAATAATTCCTGGGATATAAACTGGGGTGGAACTGAATTCCCGACCGGAACAGCCACTAGAAATGGTGGAGACATTCCTGTAACTCCCGGTTTTTACGATATTACCTTTAACGATTTTACCCTTAAATATTCTCTTGAATTGATAGGAATCACTTCCGGGGAAATAGTAACCCTGAATCCTGAGTATCCAACCGCGGATGAGCAGTTGACAATCATTTACGATGCTACCAAAGGAATTTCCAATCTTGGGGATGCCAGCAAGGTGTACATGCATTCTGGTGTTATATTTTCTGGTCCTGAAGGCACAACCTGGAACAATGTAGTAGGTAACTGGGGGCAGGACGACGGAGTAGGAGAAATGACTCCTGTAGTAGGCGAACCGGGGAAATGGCAGATAACTTTGTCTTCCATAAGAGATTACTATTCTGTGGAAGGTGGCGAGCCGGTATTCCGTTTGGGAATCGTCTTTAGAAATTCAGATGGAACAAAAACAGGTAAATCTGATGCTGACGGTGATATCTTTGTTAACATCAATCCTGGAGATTTTGTCCGCTTTACAGCACCTGTCGCTCCAGAAGTATTCGGTGTAGCCGGGGAACAGCTTCTTATTAGTGCTGAAGCTTCAGCAGTGGCAGACAACATCAGCATAGAGATTAATAGCGGCAGTGGATTTCAGTTTGTTGCACAGGAAAGCGATACTCAGACAATCGGCTTTCAATATTCATTATCAACTTCCGCAGAAATCGTTTTAAAAGTAACCGCCCAAATTGGGGAGACGACCGTTTCTTCGGAAAAAACAATTTCAGTCTACTTGCGTCAGCCGAACCAAATAGTTGAACTTCCGGAAGGAATGAGCAACGGTATCAATTACGATCCTGAAGATCCTACAAAAGCTACTTTGGTACTGTTGGCTTCACAAAAGGAGTTCGTATATCTGGTAGGGGATTTTAATAACTGGGAGATCCGGGATGCATATCAGATGAATCAGACTCCAGATGGAGAAACCTTCTGGCTGGAAGTGACAGGCCTTGAAGCTCAAAAAGAATATGTTTATCAGTATTGGGTAGAAGGAACAATTAAAATTGGAGATCCCTACGCAGATAAAGTGGCCGATCCTTATAGCGACGGAAACATTCCTGCCCATATATACCCAAATCCTGTTTTTTACAACAAGACCCAATACGGCATAGCCACTGTTTTACAAACAGGACAACTGCCATACCAATGGGCCCATCCTGAAGTAGTAGGCGGACGTCCGGTTAATGAAGACCTGGTCGTCTACGAATTACTGGTTAGGGACTTTGTGCATTCACACAGCTATGAGGGAGTAATTGAAAAGCTTCCTTATTTAAAATCTTTGGGGGTAAATGCCATAGAATTATTGCCAATCATGGAGTTTGAGAATAATGAAAGCTGGGGGTATAATCCTACTTATTTATTCGCTTCCGATAAATACTATGGTACCAAAAATGACTTGAAAAAGTTTATAGATAAGGCTCACGAGATGGGCATGGTTGTGCTACTGGATATGGTACTTAACCACCAGTTTGGCCAAAGCCCTATGGTCCAGATGTACTTTGATAAAGCCAATAATAAACCCGCCGCTAACAGCCCTTGGTTCAATCCCGATGCTACACATCCTTTCAATGTAGGATATGATATGAACCACGAAAGCCAATACACCAAAGATTATATTGACGATGTAAACCGATATTGGATCGAAGAATTTAAATTTGATGGGTACCGTTTTGACCTTTCCAAAGGGTTTACTCAAGTAAACAATCCAAATGACGTCGGTGCGTGGAGTGCCTACGATCAATCCCGTATTGATATCTTGAAACGAATGAGTGACGTAATCTGGGAGCAGGACCCGGAAGCTTATGTTATTATGGAACATTTGTCAGACAATAGTGAAGAAAAGGTACTGGCAGATTACGGAATTATGCTTTGGGGGAATATGAACCATCAATACTCTGAGTTGGTTATAGGTAATACTTCGGAAAATTTAAGCTGGACCTTGTCCAGTACCCGTGGATGGAATAATAAAAATCTTATTGCATATATGGAAAGCCACGATGAGGAACGCTTGATGGTAAGAGCACTTAACTCTGGCCTTCGTGACGGAAATTATGATATAAAGCAGAAAGAAACAGCCCTGGAAAGGGTGAAACTGGCTTCGGCATTTTATTATCCTGTTCCCGGACCCAAAATGATTTGGCAATTTGGGGAACTTGGATATGATTTTTCTATTAATTATAACGGCAGAACAGGTAATAAACCTATTCCATGGAGCGGGGCCGATGGGCTTGGTTATGACCAGGATGAATCACGCTTAAAGTTGTATGGAACCAAGGCCGCAATGATTAATTTGATAAATGAGTATCCAGATGTTTTTGAAGAAGGTTCTTTTTCTTGGACACCAGCAGGACAAATTAGGAACATTACTATTGGCCATGAATTGATGAATGTAAACATCATCGGAAATTTTGGAGTAACCGAAGGTAATGCGGAGGTGAATTTTCAGAAAACTGGTACCTGGTATGATTTTTACTCGGGCGAGAAATTTGTAGTAAACTCGACCGCAAATACAATTGCTCTTTCCCCGGGAGAATTTCATATACTTATAGACCGTGATGTAAACTTTCCCGAAGCGGATCTTACTTCTAATACATTTGTCTTTATGGCTACACCCACAGAACTTGATGCTGAATTGACTCCGACTTTTTCTATAGCTTTAAACTGGAAAGATAATTCGGCAGGAGAATCTGGTTACCTGATAGAAAGAAAAAGCGAAGATGAGGCTGAATTTGTTCCTATTGCCACTTTAGCTGAAAATGTAGAATCCTATTTTGACACAGGAATAATTGATGGTGTTACCTATGAATACCGGGTCAAAGCCACCAATACTTCTGCAGGGGATTCGGGCTGGAGCAATATAGATGTTGTAAACCTTCCACTTATTGGTCCTTCAGCATTAAACGCAGTTCTGATTGATACACGTTCGGTGAAATTACTGTGGCAGGATAATTCTGCTCATGAATCTGCTTATATCGTAGAAAGAGCTATAGAGCGTGGTGCCATACGGACTCCTTATGAGGCAGTTGCTGAATTACCTACTAATACCACCACTTATAATGATACTCGACTACGAGCAGGAATGACCTATTATTATAGGGTCATCGCTAAAGATTCAGATGAGGTATCAAATTACAGTAATGTTGTAAATATAAGGCCTGCCGACGGGCTTAAGGATCAGCTGGCAAGGAATTTTAATATGTATCCAAATCCTGCTTCGAATCAGGTAATAATAAGTGCTTCTGTAAATATCGTAGATCCTGTTTATTTACAAATCACAAATTTGAAGGGTATGGTAGTGAAGTCCTTTGTCATCCAATCAAAATCTCAGTCTATAGCGATACCCGTGAACGATCTTCCTAATGGACTTTATATAGTCCATGAGGTATCGAAGGAGAGCTCATATGGTAAGTTGCTGTTGATCCAGCATTAA
- a CDS encoding FAD-NAD(P)-binding — protein sequence MKNKNIAIIGSGATAIYLLKHIAEHYKSLKKEISSVTVYERDTNSGMGMPYNPNTTDIYNLANISSEEIPELLMSFGDWLREQNKPTLKKLNVTEFPIDDSEVYSRLALGEYLRDQYLKIGELLEARGIEFLEKLDTEVSDIEYKKDTNLVNILTKDQKEETYSKVIIATGHRWSETDNPKKGYYGSPWPIQKILPKKGEYYNFPIGTLGASLSAFDVVTSLAHRHGEFIKTDSKYTFNLNPKAKGFKILMHSSEGWLPHLQYEQRLPMREIYRHTDREQMLSLIDDNGYLRLETFFHSVCRNALIEAFEKDKLERMAIRLKDANFGIKEFVEMMVKDHEYSDSFEGMRKEMVAATNSIERSKPIHWKETLDDLMYCLNFHAELLPAEDHHFFRKEVMSFLMNVIAALPLSSAKILLALYDAECIDMIPGRVNVLEDVSDNTKTGVAIEVENEKGKKQTIQYKMYINCAGQKSIQIQDYPFKTLVENGTVRKACAAFEDEEDCKDLIRIIDEELLFEKNENLYLYTGGIEVDAAYRVIDEDDIPNENIMDVTFTHTSGPRPYSYGLQACNATSKILVEAWVLSLKQHQEFDADIENATQLYEENDL from the coding sequence ATGAAAAATAAAAATATTGCGATAATCGGCTCAGGTGCCACGGCAATCTATTTGCTAAAGCACATTGCCGAACATTACAAATCGCTTAAAAAAGAGATTAGTTCTGTAACGGTTTATGAAAGGGATACAAATTCTGGAATGGGAATGCCGTATAATCCTAATACAACTGATATTTATAATCTCGCGAATATTTCTTCAGAAGAGATTCCTGAACTATTAATGAGCTTTGGAGATTGGCTGCGAGAACAGAACAAGCCTACCCTCAAGAAATTAAATGTTACTGAATTTCCTATAGATGATTCTGAGGTTTACAGCAGGTTAGCTCTAGGCGAATATCTACGAGATCAATACCTTAAAATAGGGGAGCTATTAGAGGCCCGTGGGATCGAATTTCTTGAGAAGTTAGATACCGAGGTCAGCGATATAGAATATAAAAAAGACACAAATCTTGTGAACATCCTTACAAAAGACCAAAAAGAAGAAACCTATTCTAAAGTAATTATCGCCACCGGACATAGATGGAGCGAAACCGATAATCCCAAAAAGGGTTATTACGGCTCGCCTTGGCCAATTCAAAAAATCCTTCCGAAAAAAGGTGAATATTATAACTTTCCGATTGGGACTTTGGGTGCGTCTTTGAGCGCTTTTGATGTGGTAACTTCACTTGCGCACAGACATGGAGAATTTATAAAAACCGATTCAAAATATACTTTCAACTTAAATCCCAAAGCTAAGGGTTTTAAAATTTTAATGCATTCTTCCGAAGGTTGGCTTCCTCATCTTCAATATGAACAAAGATTACCCATGCGCGAGATTTATCGACATACCGATAGAGAACAGATGCTTTCATTGATAGACGATAACGGTTATTTACGATTGGAAACTTTTTTTCACTCGGTCTGCCGAAATGCATTGATCGAAGCTTTTGAAAAAGATAAATTAGAAAGAATGGCAATCAGGTTAAAGGATGCAAACTTTGGGATAAAGGAATTTGTAGAGATGATGGTTAAAGATCATGAATACTCAGATTCTTTTGAAGGGATGCGCAAGGAAATGGTTGCTGCAACCAATTCTATAGAGCGCAGTAAACCCATTCATTGGAAAGAAACCTTGGACGATTTAATGTACTGCCTAAATTTTCATGCAGAACTATTGCCCGCAGAAGACCACCATTTTTTCCGGAAAGAAGTGATGTCCTTTCTTATGAATGTCATTGCCGCCCTACCTCTTTCATCCGCTAAAATTCTGCTAGCGCTTTATGATGCAGAATGTATTGACATGATACCAGGAAGGGTTAATGTTTTGGAAGATGTTTCAGATAATACTAAAACTGGAGTGGCTATTGAAGTTGAAAATGAAAAAGGTAAAAAGCAGACCATTCAATATAAAATGTATATCAATTGTGCGGGCCAAAAAAGCATTCAGATTCAAGATTATCCTTTTAAAACCTTAGTTGAAAATGGTACGGTTCGAAAAGCTTGTGCTGCTTTTGAAGATGAAGAAGATTGCAAAGACTTAATCCGTATAATCGATGAAGAATTGTTGTTTGAAAAAAATGAGAATCTATACCTTTATACTGGCGGGATTGAAGTGGATGCGGCTTATAGAGTAATTGATGAAGATGATATCCCAAATGAAAATATAATGGATGTAACCTTTACTCACACCTCTGGACCAAGACCTTATTCTTATGGGCTACAGGCTTGTAATGCAACCAGTAAAATCTTGGTCGAAGCTTGGGTGCTATCATTAAAACAGCACCAAGAATTTGATGCCGATATTGAAAATGCCACTCAATTATACGAAGAGAACGACTTGTAG
- a CDS encoding Ferritin-like metal-binding protein YciE gives MKSLEELFEHQLQDLYSAEDQLTKALPKMVENAENAELKKAFKSHLEETKEHKTRIKDICDELGVKPTGETCKAMKGLIEEAEGFLKEVKEKDTKHAGMIAEAQRIEHYEISGYGTAVRYAKELGHKEIAKKLQKTLDEEYKADETLNDLAEDRLNRKAIN, from the coding sequence ATGAAAAGTTTAGAAGAATTATTCGAACATCAATTACAAGATTTATACAGTGCCGAAGACCAATTAACTAAAGCACTCCCGAAAATGGTAGAGAACGCTGAGAATGCTGAGCTCAAAAAAGCTTTTAAATCTCATCTTGAAGAAACCAAGGAACACAAAACTAGAATTAAGGATATCTGTGACGAACTTGGGGTTAAACCGACAGGAGAGACTTGCAAAGCCATGAAAGGCCTTATTGAAGAAGCTGAAGGTTTCTTAAAAGAAGTCAAAGAAAAGGATACCAAACATGCAGGTATGATTGCTGAAGCACAACGTATTGAGCACTACGAAATCTCTGGTTACGGAACTGCCGTTCGTTATGCCAAGGAATTAGGTCATAAAGAAATCGCTAAAAAACTTCAAAAGACTTTAGATGAAGAATATAAAGCAGATGAAACATTGAATGATCTTGCAGAAGACAGATTAAACAGAAAAGCTATCAACTAA
- a CDS encoding DNA topoisomerase-1: MKMYYRKKHGKGFRYTTEKGETITDDKLKDYFKSLVIPPAWQDVAINPKKKADILVTGRDEKGRKQYIYNPKFREKKDQEKFDRIIDFADQLEHMRRVTGQHLRKRTLSREKVLACMVRLLEAAYFRPGSDRYSKENKSYGLTTMRSKHLKIEGDELIFHYIGKSGKEQERHIVDKKLAKIVHEIDELPGYEIFKFIDEDGQSQDVKSDHLNEYIREVMGEEFSAKDFRTWSGTVIAAIALDEIGAPEEKDQKMLEKNIRDAVIRVSERLGNTPAIARSSYIDPRIIEEYTDGKTIQFFKNEVKNLLKDKENLSEQEVGVLCLLRSRLKTG; encoded by the coding sequence ATGAAAATGTACTATAGGAAAAAACATGGAAAGGGGTTTCGGTATACAACAGAAAAAGGAGAAACCATTACCGATGATAAATTAAAGGACTATTTTAAGTCACTTGTCATCCCTCCGGCTTGGCAAGATGTAGCTATAAATCCTAAGAAAAAAGCCGACATACTGGTTACCGGTCGTGATGAAAAAGGACGTAAACAATACATTTACAACCCTAAATTCAGGGAGAAAAAAGACCAAGAGAAGTTTGATCGAATTATAGATTTTGCCGATCAACTCGAGCATATGAGACGAGTCACCGGTCAACACCTTAGAAAGCGTACCCTAAGCCGAGAAAAAGTTTTAGCCTGCATGGTAAGATTACTAGAAGCCGCATATTTTAGACCTGGAAGTGACCGCTATTCCAAAGAGAATAAAAGTTACGGCCTCACAACCATGAGGAGCAAGCATCTAAAGATTGAAGGCGATGAATTGATTTTTCATTACATAGGTAAATCCGGAAAGGAACAAGAAAGACACATCGTTGATAAGAAACTTGCGAAAATCGTTCACGAAATTGACGAATTACCCGGCTATGAAATCTTCAAATTTATTGACGAAGACGGACAAAGTCAAGATGTGAAGAGTGATCACCTTAATGAATATATAAGGGAAGTTATGGGCGAAGAATTCTCTGCCAAGGATTTTAGAACTTGGTCGGGTACCGTTATCGCTGCGATTGCACTAGATGAAATCGGAGCTCCTGAAGAAAAGGACCAAAAAATGCTCGAAAAGAACATTCGCGATGCTGTGATAAGAGTCAGTGAAAGATTAGGTAATACGCCAGCTATTGCTAGAAGTTCTTATATAGATCCTAGAATTATTGAAGAATATACAGATGGAAAAACGATACAGTTCTTTAAAAATGAAGTAAAAAATCTTCTAAAGGATAAGGAAAATCTATCTGAACAAGAAGTGGGCGTTTTGTGCCTTTTAAGAAGTAGATTGAAAACTGGCTAA
- a CDS encoding isoquinoline 1-oxidoreductase, alpha subunit, producing MANYNLKINGKSMEVSVDPTTPMLWVLRDHLNLVGTKYGCGIAQCGACTVHLGGVAVRSCQIPVSSVGEQAITTIEGLSEKGDHPVQQAWLEHDVPQCGYCQAGQIMSAASLLNNNPNPTDSEIDTAMNGNICRCGTYTRIKKAIKTAANS from the coding sequence ATGGCGAATTATAATCTAAAAATCAACGGAAAGAGCATGGAAGTTTCCGTAGATCCAACCACACCTATGCTTTGGGTATTAAGAGACCATCTAAACTTAGTCGGAACAAAATACGGCTGTGGCATTGCTCAATGCGGAGCTTGTACCGTACATCTGGGTGGCGTTGCCGTAAGGTCATGTCAAATACCAGTTTCAAGTGTTGGTGAACAAGCTATAACTACTATTGAAGGTTTATCTGAAAAAGGAGACCACCCGGTTCAACAAGCATGGTTAGAACATGATGTCCCTCAATGTGGATACTGCCAAGCCGGACAGATTATGTCGGCCGCCTCATTACTTAACAACAATCCTAATCCCACCGACTCAGAAATAGATACTGCCATGAATGGGAATATCTGCCGATGTGGTACTTATACAAGAATCAAAAAAGCAATCAAGACCGCCGCTAATT